The Triticum aestivum cultivar Chinese Spring chromosome 3A, IWGSC CS RefSeq v2.1, whole genome shotgun sequence genome includes a region encoding these proteins:
- the LOC123061697 gene encoding tryptophan aminotransferase-related protein 4: MESAFPTAARLGLHVLLYSSLLLNALFLVHHFLSAPPAPSPLLSEANNGGALSWTLRAARDAESVAAAGCSGHGRVFLDGIVGEDGRPGCECNTCFEGPDCSARTPDCTVDADSGDPMFLEPHWMRHAEASAVVVSGWHRMSYRATDGLFQSVELERCIRRLHRAVGNAVADDKQIVFATGSMQLINALVYALSPDSNSGSTANVVATTPYYPAYRTQIVLFDSREYKWAGNTSMWAKASGNSTTKEDVIEFVTSPNNPDALLHQPVVVGSSAILDHAYFWPHFTHIPAPSDADVMLFTTSKLSGHASSRFGWALIRDEKVAKRVNDYIMQNTMGASRDTQLRMLAIFKTILANLHGKEDIFAFGHDVMTAKWRKLSAVVSHSRRISLQNIPPQY; the protein is encoded by the exons ATGGAGTCCGCCTTTCCAACAGCTGCACGGCTCGGGCTCCATGTCCTCCTCTACTCATCGCTGCTCCTCAACGCCCTCTTCCTCGTGCACCACTTCCTCTCCGCCCCGCCGGCGCCGTCCCCGCTTCTCAGCGAGGCCAACAACGGCGGTGCGCTGAGCTGGACGCTAAGGGCGGCCAGGGATGCCGAGTCCGTGGCCGCGGCGGGATGCTCTGGCCACGGCCGCGTGTTCCTGGATGGCATCGTCGGCGAGGACGGGCGGCCCGGGTGCGAGTGCAACACCTGCTTCGAAGGGCCGGACTGCTCCGCCCGGACGCCCGACTGCACCGTCGACGCCGACAG CGGGGACCCGATGTTCCTGGAGCCACACTGGATGCGGCACGCGGAGGCCAGCGCCGTGGTGGTCTCCGGGTGGCACCGCATGAGCTACAGAGCCACCGACGGTCTCTTCCAGTCCGTCGAGCTCGAGCGCTGCATCAGGCGGCTGCACAGGGCCGTCGGCAACGCCGTCGCCGACGACAAGCAAATCGTCTTCGCCACCGGCTCCATGCAGCTGATCAACGCGCTGGTGTACGCCCTGTCCCCAGACAGCAACTCCGGCTCGACGGCCAACGTGGTCGCCACCACGCCGTACTACCCG GCTTACAGAACGCAGATCGTGTTGTTCGACAGCCGGGAGTACAAATGGGCCGGGAACACCTCCATGTGGGCGAAAGCGTCGGGGAACTCCACCACCAAGGAGGACGTCATCGAGTTCGTGACGTCGCCGAACAACCCCGACGCCCTGCTCCACCAGCCCGTCGTCGTCGGCTCGTCGGCGATCCTCGACCACGCCTACTTCTGGCCGCACTTCACGCACATCCCCGCGCCCTCCGACGCGGACGTCATGCTCTTCACCACCTCCAAGCTCTCCGGCCATGCCAGCAGTCGATTCGG GTGGGCGCTGATAAGGGACGAGAAGGTGGCCAAGAGGGTCAATGACTACATTATGCAGAACACCATGGGCGCGTCCCGCGACACCCAGCTCCGGATGCTTGCCATCTTCAAGACCATACTGGCCAACCTGCACGGCAAGGAGGACATCTTCGCCTTCGGGCACGACGTGATGACGGCCAAATGGCGCAAGCTTAGCGCCGTCGTGTCGCACTCCCGCCGGATCTCGCTGCAGAACATCCCTCCCCAGTACTGA